One segment of Streptomyces roseifaciens DNA contains the following:
- a CDS encoding GAF domain-containing sensor histidine kinase: MDPLAIATEATRSLQGMSTELTARVPQLLEAMRSVGTGLELHTTLDRIARTAAELADARYAAIGIIDSTGEGLADFITYGVTKEQHERIGALPDGHHGLLGALIHQPAPVMLTDLSSDPRSAGFPPGHPPMRTFLGVPIRVGAEIFGNLYLTEKRGGGEFSLADLNMVKILATEAGIAIGNARVHEEERQRMRWIDGSVAVTTALLSRGDAEDALSVVAEQARRLADSAAGIVLLPDDDGGLEMVAVSADDPAGLLGTVMPAHSPVVADLLAGEPVFVEDSATDPRMITGVAPRFGPSMLLPLKSGDRVLGTLATPRARGARKFTPAERTLAAQFAAQAALALVMAEAQRDRERLAVFEDRDRIARDLHDLVIQRLFATGLMLESAQRNAVVPDVKLKVGQAVDELDVTIQEIRTAIFALQQGPAEAPAGLRTRVLRELGTAAVPLGFQPSASFVGPVDAKVGELTGKNLIAALREALSNAFRHARASRMEVVVDATVLLPDGRPAVRLTVADDGVGIPQGGRRSGLKNLAKRAESLGGSSSYGPGLGEDGGGTRVVWEAPL; encoded by the coding sequence ATGGACCCCTTGGCCATCGCCACGGAGGCCACCCGGAGCCTCCAGGGCATGTCCACGGAGCTCACCGCGCGCGTGCCGCAGCTGCTGGAGGCGATGCGCTCCGTCGGCACCGGCCTGGAGCTGCACACCACCCTCGACCGCATCGCCCGGACCGCCGCCGAGCTCGCCGACGCCCGCTACGCCGCCATCGGCATCATCGACTCCACCGGCGAGGGGCTGGCCGACTTCATCACGTACGGGGTGACCAAGGAGCAGCACGAGCGCATCGGCGCGCTGCCCGACGGCCACCACGGGCTGCTCGGCGCGCTCATCCACCAGCCCGCGCCCGTGATGCTCACGGACCTGTCCTCCGACCCGCGCTCGGCCGGGTTCCCGCCGGGGCACCCGCCGATGCGGACCTTCCTGGGCGTGCCCATCCGCGTGGGGGCCGAGATCTTCGGCAACCTCTACCTCACCGAGAAGCGCGGCGGCGGCGAGTTCAGCCTGGCCGACCTGAACATGGTGAAGATCCTCGCCACGGAGGCCGGCATCGCGATCGGCAACGCGCGCGTGCACGAAGAAGAGCGCCAGCGGATGCGCTGGATCGACGGCTCCGTGGCCGTCACGACGGCCCTGTTGTCGCGCGGTGACGCCGAGGACGCCCTGTCCGTCGTCGCCGAACAGGCGCGCCGCCTCGCGGACTCCGCCGCCGGCATCGTGCTGCTGCCGGACGACGACGGCGGGCTGGAGATGGTGGCCGTCTCGGCCGACGACCCCGCCGGTCTGCTGGGGACGGTGATGCCGGCGCACAGCCCGGTCGTCGCGGACCTGCTGGCCGGGGAGCCGGTCTTCGTCGAAGACTCCGCCACCGACCCGCGCATGATCACGGGGGTGGCCCCGCGCTTCGGGCCCAGCATGCTGCTGCCGCTCAAGAGCGGCGACCGGGTGCTGGGGACGCTCGCGACGCCGCGGGCGCGCGGCGCCCGCAAGTTCACGCCCGCCGAGCGCACGCTCGCCGCCCAGTTCGCCGCACAGGCCGCCCTCGCGCTCGTCATGGCCGAGGCACAGCGCGACCGCGAGCGGCTGGCCGTCTTCGAGGACCGCGACCGGATCGCCCGCGACCTGCACGACCTGGTCATCCAGCGGCTGTTCGCCACCGGGCTGATGCTGGAGAGCGCGCAGCGCAACGCCGTCGTGCCCGACGTGAAGCTCAAGGTCGGCCAGGCCGTCGACGAGCTGGACGTGACCATCCAGGAGATCCGTACGGCCATCTTCGCGCTGCAGCAGGGGCCCGCCGAGGCGCCCGCAGGGTTGCGTACGCGCGTCCTGCGCGAGCTGGGCACGGCCGCCGTGCCGCTGGGCTTCCAGCCCTCCGCGAGCTTCGTCGGCCCCGTCGACGCGAAGGTCGGGGAGCTCACCGGCAAGAACCTCATCGCGGCGCTGCGCGAGGCGCTCTCGAACGCCTTCCGGCATGCCCGGGCGTCGCGCATGGAGGTGGTCGTCGACGCCACGGTCCTCCTCCCGGACGGCAGGCCCGCGGTGCGGCTGACCGTCGCGGACGACGGCGTCGGCATTCCGCAGGGCGGCCGCCGCAGCGGCCTGAAGAACCTCGCCAAGCGTGCCGAGTCGCTGGGCGGCTCCAGCTCGTACGGACCCGGGCTCGGGGAGGACGGGGGCGGCACCAGGGTGGTGTGGGAAGCGCCTCTCTAG